A region from the Acyrthosiphon pisum isolate AL4f chromosome A1, pea_aphid_22Mar2018_4r6ur, whole genome shotgun sequence genome encodes:
- the LOC100159016 gene encoding uncharacterized protein LOC100159016 isoform X1: protein MNMKMTGRRKHPVWTYFDEITMVGKSKRAVCKDCKLSIVALVERMIKHKIACTPLLNENKIFERKYSIYDPVENNSIATTNLWKDSSSDSNFEHVTKSTKYVPLSLPINQSDKQEFETCSRITNSEKNKLDGQVARMIYTTNSLKIIKPPEFKGMIEMLRPKYKIPNGSNIANKLQADAENQHFNWSQTSEDSYAEANDTNASGYEADSVLASMMHESMDDYHNQEPIVDVQEPQTWSSCRKYRGMQPVTSGDYSDDDGGGYSSRKIMRMSRPDAPSDEFNTFSDYVAERMRNLKADKALQLMARRDIEQVLFKYEMKLLEQKRDSQQHQQPDTEAATTSKSISPSPVSDLEQQ, encoded by the exons ATGAACATGAAAATGACCGGTAGAAGAAAACACCCCGTGTGGACTTATTTCGATGAAATTACTATGGTCGGAAAATCGAAACGAGCCGTGTGTAAGGACTGTAAACTGTCAATAGTAGCATTAGTCGAAAGGATGATAAAACACAAGATTGCATGTACGCCGCTccttaatgaaaacaaaatttttgaaagaaaatataGCATCTATGATCCTGTGGAAAATAATAGCATAGCAACTACAAATTTATGGAAAGACTCATCATCGGATTCTAATTTTGAACACG tgaccaaaagtacaaaatatgtacctttGTCATTGCCGATAAATCAATCTGATAAACAGGAATTTGAAACATgtagtagaattacaaattcagaaaaaaataaacttgatGGTCAGGTTGCCAGAATGATTTATACAACTAATTCTTTGAAAATAATCAAACCCCCAGAGTTCAAAGGAATGATTGAAATGTTACGGCCCAAGTATAAAATACCAAATGGTTCCAATATAGCTAACAAGTTA CAAGCGGACGCagaaaatcaacattttaattggaGTCAAACCTCTGAGGACAGTTATGCAGAAGCAAATGACACAAATGCAAGTGGCTATGAGGCGGACAGTGTGCTGGCTTCAATGATGCATGAGTCCATGGACGACTATCATAACCAAGAACCAATTGTGGACGTCCAGGAGCCACAAACATGGTCATCGTGTAGAAAATACCGCGGTATGCAGCCAGTAACCAGCGGAGACTATTCAGACGATGATGGTGGAGGCTACAGTAGCAGGAAAATAATGCGAATGTCTAGGCCTGATGCACCATCTGATGAGTTCAATACATTCTCAGACTATGTGGCTGAACGGATGCGTAACCTTAAAGCCGACAAAGCTCTACAACTAATGGCCCGACGAGACATTGAACAAGTATTGTTCAAGTATGAAATGAAGTTGTTGGAGCAAAAGAGAGATTCACAACAACACCAACAACCCGACACTGAGGCGGCAACTACGTCAAAGTCCATTTCACCATCACCTGTCAGTGACTTGGAACAACAGTAG